The following DNA comes from Phormidium ambiguum IAM M-71.
CCAGCTTATCGCAATTTGCAAACCATTCCGGGATTAGCTAATTTACCCAAACAATTAACAGAAAAATTAGTGGTAGAGATTTCCCAAGCTACATATCAAGGTTTAACATCAGCGATCGAAGATCCAGTAAGCGCTAAACTATCTGGAAAATTGGTAAATAAATTAGGAGAAGCGATCGCGCAGGAAATGAAAAACCAACATACAATAGAAAAAATTCAGAGCTTACTGATTGATATGCTCGAAGAAATCAAAATAAATTACGTTGAACGCCTATCTCAAGAAGATATGGAACAAATTATTGAACAAACCAGACAACTGCGCCAAAGAACTGAACCGAAAGCAGTAGAAATAATTCCCTATAAGCGAATCTGAACCCAATTAATCCAACGTAAACAAGACTTTAGGTAATTCGTAAGTTAGAATACAATCAAGACGGCGAGCCAGTGAAAGTACAACCAAGAAGTCTTCTGAAAGAAGAGTAAATCCTAAAGCTAGCTTGGTAAAACTGGCACTATCTCTCTTCTAGAGAGCAGGAAAGTAGGGGCGGGTTTAGCAAATATGTTTGCGTTTCCTACAGATAATCTCTCAGCAAAACCCGCCCCTACGTAATCGGTTCCCCTAATCCTCAGATATCAACTGTGGGATTTTGTTGAAGGAAAATTCTTTCATGGGAAGTGGGTATTTGTCCCACTTTTTTTTATTGGAGTTGACGGATGACTCATCCTTTAGTACCACAAATCATCGAAATAGCTAACCCCATTGCTGAAGCCTTAAACTTAGAAGTTGTGGGAGTAGTATTTCATACTAACCAAAGCCCCCCCGTGTTGCGAGTGGACATTCGTAACCCTGTGCAAGACACAAGTTTAGATGACTGCGAACGGATGAGTCGGGCTTTAGAAACCAGTTTAGATGCTACAGATATCATTCCAGACGCTTACGTATTGGAAATTTCCAGTCCCGGAATTTCTCGCCATCTATCCAGCGATAGAGAGTTTATTTCTTTTAAAGGATTTACAGTACTTGTCAACACATCTGAACCTTATGAAGGTAAGAGTGAGTGGCGAGGAAAACTGATCAAGCGAGATGACACATCAGTTTACTTGAACCAAAAAGGACGGGCTTTTGCTATTCCTCGCCCCTTAATTACTAGGGTGCAACTGGAAGAAAAAGAGTAACAAATTTTGATTTCTGAATTCCCTATCCAAACTGTCGCAAATTGAAAGGAAAGCTGGGGAATCGATCGCGCAGCGTGCTGTAAACATATCACGTCGCACCATCACCAATCAAAAAATTTACCGACAAACCATCATTGCAGACAAACACATTAGGAGGCTTTTGACTTGTGACGATCGTTAAATTACCTGGACTAAAAGACCTAATAGAAAGCATTAGTCGAGAACGTAACTTACCCAAACACGCCGTTAAAGAAGCATTGCGCGAAGCACTTCTCAAAGGTTACGAACGTTATCGACGCACACAAAGCATGGATAAACGACACTTTGATGACAACTACTTCGACAATTTAGAAGTCGAACTAGATGTCGAAGAAGAAGGCTTTCGGGTTCTGGCTACCAAAAGCATAGTCGAAAAAGTTACCAACCCCGACCATGAAATCGCCCTTGATGAAGTCAAAGAAGTCGTTGAAGAAGCTCAACTCAGCGATACCGTAGTATTGGATGTCACCCCAGATCAAGGTGAATTTGGGCGGATGGCAGCGATTCAAACTAAACAAGTATTGTCGCAAAAACTGCGAGATCAGCAACGTAAATTAATCCAAGAAGAATTTCAAGACTTAGAAGGAACCGTCTTACAAGCCAGAGTCTTGCGGTTTGAACGACAATCAGTAATCCTAGCTGTCACTAGTAATTTTGGTCAACCGGAAGTTGAAGCTGAACTACCGAAACGGGAACAATTACCCAACGACAACTACCGCGCTAATGCCACCTTTAAAGTATTCCTGAAAAAAGTTCGGGAAGGCCCGCAAAGAGGCCCTCAACTGCTAGTATCCAGAGCATCTGCCGGATTAGTAGTTTATTTATTCGCTAACGAAGTTCCCGAAATTGAAGATGAAGTGGTACGGATAGTTGCCGTAGCGAGGGAGGCTAACCCGCCCTCACGTTCTCTTGGCCCCCGGACTAAAATAGCAGTAGACACTCTAGAAAGAGACGTAGACCCTGTTGGTGCTTGTATTGGTGCGAGAGGTTCGCGGATTCAAGTAGTAGTTAACGAGTTACGAGGAGAGAAAATCGACGTAATTCGTTGGTCGCCCGACCCGGCAACTTACATTCAAAATTCCCTCAGTCCAGCTAGAGTAGAAGAAGTGCGGTTAGTTAACCCCGAAGGTCGGCAAGCGCACATTCTGGTGACAGAAGATCAGCTAAGTTTAGCGATCGGAAAAGAAGGACAAAACGTTCGTCTCGCAGCCCGGTTAACAGGTTGGAAAATCGATATTAAAGATATTGCCAAGTACGATGCAGCTGCGGAAGACCAAAAAATCGCTGAAGCATTAGCCCAAGGACAAGCAGCCAGCATTGCTCCAGATATAGAAAGAGAAGATGGCATCAGAATCTACAGTTTGGATGGTGATACAGAAGAAACCGACTACGATGAAGAAACATCTGTCCCAGAAGATGAAGAAACCGCGTGAAACCTAACTATCGACGTTGTATCAGTTGCCGAAAAGTAGATTTAAAGTCAAATTTTTGGCGAATTGTCAGAGTCTATCCCTCACGGCAGGTACAATTAGATTGGGGCATGGGGCGATCGGCTTATCTTTGTCCTCAAGCAACTTGTCTGGAAACAGCACAGAAAAAAAATCGCTTGGGTAAAACATTAAGAGCAACCGTACCCCCAGAGCTATATCAAGCCTTATGGCAACGTTTATCCAACCAGCCTGAAATAGCGAATCCTACGTCCACAAAACAGCCAACATCCGAATCAAAGATAGATTGAGGCACTGAGTAATCCCCCAAAAATATCTATATTAAAAATGGAAAATGGAGGACAATCAGTAGCCTCACGCCATGCGATCGGATGCCAGAATAGTAAAAAGTCATAATAAAACAACATAAAGAAACATAAGGAGTTAAAAAATCAGCAATAAAAATCACCGATAAGAAAAATTTAGTGCAACATTAGAAGAGTAGGTGTGAAGCGTGTGCAAGCGCCTTGGAATCATCCGAGTATTTGACGCACGCAGGTAAAAACAACTAACTTAGGAGTTGGATCTGATTTATTCACGTATATCAGAAGCCAGAGTCGAGTAAAAGCGAAACCAGTTTTTCCTTGACAGCACCAACACTATTTGAACTCCGCCAAAGGAGGCAGCGTTCCAATGATGTAAACAAATATCAAAAGCAGTGGTTCCTAAAGATTGACCACTGGTAGGATTCAAGGGGAAAGCGTGGATGAACAACGGCAAAGTCAGAATTTACGAGTTATCACGGGAATTGAATTTGGAAAATAAGGATATCCTTGCTATTTGCGACCAGCTGCGAATTCCGGTAAAAAGCCATAGCAGCACTATTCCAGACGCGGATGCAGAACGCATTCGTACAGCGGCAGAAAAATATACTGCCCAGCATTCTTCGCCAAATAAAGAGTTAATGAATCGCGTCTCAACATCAAGTTCTAGAAATAACCCCAATACACAAGCAAGCGCTAATGCGCCACACACAGCTTCGGGAGCTAAACCAATGGCTCCCAAAAAACAACAGATTTTAGGAATTCGCCAGCATCAGGAGATCTCCAACAACAATCCAGTTAAGCCACAGGGGGCAGCAGTTGCCATTCCCCCCAAATCACCAGTGAACAATCAGCCAACGCAGTCATCCGTAAAACCGACAGCACCCAACAAACCAGTGCGTCCCAGTCCTCAACAAGAAACAACTGCTAAGCAAGGAGAAGGGAACCAGGACATAGAGGATGGAAATCAACCTAAACAGTCGAAAAATCCACCCTCTAATGCTTCGGTAGCACCGAAACCCAAGCTGGTTGAACCACCTTCGAGACCAAGTGCGGCTAGCCCAAACGCACCAACATTGCCGAGCCAAAATCGGCCTCAGCCTCAACAAGCACAGACCGTTGAGCAAGGGAAAACAGACCAACCGAAGAGCGAGCAACCAAGGAAGAAACCCAAACCAGTAGGGCAACCGCAGCGCGATCGACAAGACAGGCCAGAAAAAGTTGCCGCTGGGGAAAAACCAAATCGACCAGCCGCAGTTGCAGCACCCATACCCGCCATCCCAGAACTGCAACGTCCCAAACCACCAGTTCGGCCAACCGCTCCCGCAGCGTTGAAATCCCCTGGTAGAGGTGTTGTTGGCGAAGATATAGAACCAGCAATAATAGATGAAGATTTAGATGGCAATGGCAAACCACGCAGCAAGCCAGATAAAGAACTGAAGCGACCAACTGCCATCCCGCCCCGGACAGCACCGAAGAAAAAGAAATGGGAAGAAGAAGAAGAAGAACAACCGCAAAAGGCAGCGAAGCTGGCTGGTAAGGGTAAACGCAGCAAGCAAATTATTGATGAAGACGAGATTGATTTTGACGATCCAGAACTCGATGCTTTAGCTCCAGCAATTCAAGTGAGTTTGTCTGTAGCTCGGCCACCAAAACCAAAAGCAGCCAAACCAGCACAACCAACACCAGTTGCCAGCGTGCCAACAACCAGAGCTAAACCATCACGAGATGGCGGTTCTAATCGAGGCGCGAACAACAGACGCAATCGAGAAGAAGCAGTACCAGAACGGGTACAAAAGCTAGTCTTAACAGGCAATATGACCGTGCAGGAACTAGCCGCAGCTTTGGGAATAGCAGAAACGGAAATCATCAGAAAGTTATTCATGAAGGGAATAGCCGTTAATCTGACCCAAAACTTGGATATGGCTACCACGACAATGGTGGCAACTGAACTGGGTGTAGAAGTAGAAACGGCGCAAAAGCAATCAGAAGCTACCAAGGGTAGCGAGATGATTGATGCAGAAGATTTGGAATACCTAGAGCGTCGTCCTCCTGTTGTTACCATTATGGGTCACGTAGACCACGGTAAAACTAGCTTGTTGGATGCTATCCGCGCCAGCAAAGTGGCACAGGGTGAAGCAGGTGGAATTACCCAACATATTGGTGCTTACCATGTAGATGTCCAGCATAACGAGGAAACTCAACAGGTAGTATTCTTGGATACTCCTGGTCACGAAGCCTTTACCGCAATGCGGGCAAGGGGAGCTAGAGTGACGGATATTGCGATCTTAGTGGTAGCTGCCGATGATGGGGTACAACCACAGACAGTAGAAGCGATTAGTCACGCCAAAGCTGCGGAAGTGCCGATCTTGGTAGCAATTAACAAAATTGATAAACCAGATGCTCAGCCCGATCGCGTTAAACAAGAATTAACCGAATTTGGTTTAGTCCCAGAAGAATGGGGCGGCGAAACTATTATGGTGCCAGTGAGTGCCATCCAAAAAGAAAACTTGGATACACTCCTCGAAATGATTCTCCTGATCGCGGAAGTCGATGAAAATCTCTTAGCTAACCCCAATCGGGCCGCTAAAGGTACTGTAATTGAAGCTAACTTGGATAAATCCAGAGGCCCCGTCGCTACTCTGTTAGTCCAAAATGGTACTCTACAAGTTGGTGATATCCTCGTAGCCGGATCTGCCTTTGGTAAAGTCCGGGCAATGGTGGACGATCGAGGTCAGCGTGTCGAAGCCGCAACACCATCCTTCGCCGTAGAAGTACTAGGTTTAGGCGATGTTCCCGCAGCTGATGATGAGTTTGAAGTCTACCAAGATGAAAAGAAAGCCAGAGCTATTGCTCAAGCACGCGCTGACCAACAACGGCAATCTCGCTTGATGCGCGGTGTAACTCTCACCACCCTCTCGGCGCAAGCTCAAGAAGGAGAACTCAAAGAACTCAACTTGATCTTAAAAGCAGACGTTCAAGGTTCTCTAGAAGCGATTATCGGCTCTTTACAACAACTGCCGCAAAATCAGGTACAGATTCGCATCTTGTTAGCTGCACCAGGGGAAGTTACCCAAACAGACGTTGACTTAGCCGCAGCAAGTAATGCCGTAATTATTGGCTTTAACACTACTCTAGCTAGTGGCGCACGCCAAGCTGCTGACCAAGCAGGTGTTGATGTCCGCGAGTACAACATTATCTACAAACTCTTGGAAGATATCCAAGGGGCAATGGAAGGTTTGTTGGAACCAGAGTTGGTGGAAGAACCTCTTGGTCAAGTCGAAGTTCGTGCCGTCTTCCCTGTGGGTCGAGGTGCAGTCGCTGGTTGTTACATTCAATCTGGTAAGGTGATCCGTAACTGCAAAGTCCGGGTACGCCGCAATAACCAAGTGGTTTTTGAAGGCTCTTTGGATTCCTTGAAACGGATGAAAGAAGACGCTAAAGAAGTCAATGCCGGATTTGAGTGCGGTGTCGGCATCGATAAGTTCAACGACTGGCAAGAAGGTGACATTATCGAAGCTTACCGCATGGTTACAAAACGCCGGACTTTGACGGGTAATTAGGGAAAATGTAAAGTTTTTGATAGTGATGAGTTTTGAGTTTTGAGTTATAAGTTAAGTTACTAACTTAAAATTCATAACTTAAAACTTAAAACTCCAAACTTATGTTCCCTTCTTTTTGGTCTGAGCCTTTCTTATGGATTCATTTAGCGGGAATAGCAGCATTCCCTATTTGGTTGGGAATACTGCTGCTATCCTTAGCTGCGGGTGAGCCGCTATTGCCAGTTTGGTTGGAATTTAGTTTAATTGCAATTATTGGTATTGCACCAATTTTGTGGATGCAGTTGGTAAAACCATTCAATATTTTCTGTGTTCTGATATTAGCTCTCAAACCAGAAGTACTAACTGTTGAACAAAGGAAGATCTTGAGTTTATTTAAACGCCCTCTAGAAAAGGTAGGAACAATAACAGCACCCTTGTTCTTACTTTTGGTGCTATGGAAAATTTATACTTTAGCTCCTGTGGCAGCTGAAATCCCACCTTTAGCACCATCATGGCGAATAGCTTGTCTGTTAGTCGCGGGGGTAGCTTTTTTGCTATCGAATCTGTTTTTTCAGATTCCTTTGAGTGTTTTAGGTGTCTTACTAACCAAAGAATCTGCGTTTGCGAGTATCGAACCTTACCCCGTTGAAAAAATCCAGGACGATTTTACGATCGCAGGTTTTCAGGTAGATAAAATATTACCGATAAAATCGTCGCCAAAAACACTAAGTTAAAAGCCGGATTCATCCACAATAGAAGATAACAAGTCTACTTCATTCACCTAATTTGTGATTCCGCTTAGGGAGAGTTATGGCACAACAATCTGCTTCGTCCAACATTCAAGATATTAATGATGCTCAAATTTGGGATAACCTGAAAGAAGCGATCGCTTCTTGCTCCGGTTTTGAGCGCTGGCAATATGAGCAACAAGTCGATGAAGATGATACCAGCCTTGATTACCGAGTGCGTCGGTATCTCCGCGAAACCTTAGAAACATTAGCTTATTAAATCTCACTCGTTCAATTGATTAGTTTCTCAATTCCCCAAACTGCTGCTGAACAGGCGGCAGTTTTTTAATTTAAGAAATAAATTATATTTTCCAAAATTATCACTTATGGTACTTGCATATATAACATTTAATATGGTAAACAAACAGGCAACCGATTTTAGATTTTAAAATTTAGATTTTAGGGGCGGGTTAAGTAAAAAATATAGCACTCAAAATATCCGAAAATGAGTAAACGTTTGGCTTCTCACTTACATCAGGTGACTATTTTGAACCACAATTTTCCGAAACCCATTCAAACTGCTAAAACCCTAAAAGCTGGATTAGCAGCATTGTTACTTTCTACTTCTACTGGATTAATTCTATTACCTACTGAAGCAAACTCTCAGTTAATCTCCCAGCCAACAATTCAAGCACCTGCACCTGCAACTGCCAATATTATTTACGTTAACCCCCAAACAGGTAATGACAGCGCAGGTGCAGGCAACCAAGCTACACCTTATCGCACCATTACATTTGCTCTTCAACAAGCCCAACCTGGAACAGTAATTCAACTAGCACCTGGTTCTTACACCGCGCAAACAGGCGAAGTTTTTCCCTTAACCGTTCAAAGCGGCGTAATTTTACGAGGGGATGATTCTACTAGAGGTCAAAATATTGCCATTGTCGGCGGTGGTAAATATCTCAGCCCAACTTTTGCCGGACAAAACGCCACAATTTTAGCGGAAAGTCAATCCGAAATTCGTGGTGTAACCGTGACTAACCCAAACAAACGGGGTACAGGGATTTGGATTGAATCGAGTAATCCAACTATTGCCAATAGTACTTTTAGTGATAGTAAGCGAGAAGGAATATTTATTACTGGTGATGCGAATCCCAAAATTGAAAATAATCTTTTTACTCGCAATGATGGTAACGGAATTTCTGTAGCGCGGGCTGCTAAAGGGCAAATTCTCCGTAATCAGTTTCAGAGTACAGGTTTTGGGATTGCTGTGGGCGGTACATCTTCACCATTAATTGCGGAAAATCGGATTCTGCAAAACACTGATGGTATTTATATT
Coding sequences within:
- the nusA gene encoding transcription termination factor NusA — its product is MTIVKLPGLKDLIESISRERNLPKHAVKEALREALLKGYERYRRTQSMDKRHFDDNYFDNLEVELDVEEEGFRVLATKSIVEKVTNPDHEIALDEVKEVVEEAQLSDTVVLDVTPDQGEFGRMAAIQTKQVLSQKLRDQQRKLIQEEFQDLEGTVLQARVLRFERQSVILAVTSNFGQPEVEAELPKREQLPNDNYRANATFKVFLKKVREGPQRGPQLLVSRASAGLVVYLFANEVPEIEDEVVRIVAVAREANPPSRSLGPRTKIAVDTLERDVDPVGACIGARGSRIQVVVNELRGEKIDVIRWSPDPATYIQNSLSPARVEEVRLVNPEGRQAHILVTEDQLSLAIGKEGQNVRLAARLTGWKIDIKDIAKYDAAAEDQKIAEALAQGQAASIAPDIEREDGIRIYSLDGDTEETDYDEETSVPEDEETA
- the infB gene encoding translation initiation factor IF-2, producing MNNGKVRIYELSRELNLENKDILAICDQLRIPVKSHSSTIPDADAERIRTAAEKYTAQHSSPNKELMNRVSTSSSRNNPNTQASANAPHTASGAKPMAPKKQQILGIRQHQEISNNNPVKPQGAAVAIPPKSPVNNQPTQSSVKPTAPNKPVRPSPQQETTAKQGEGNQDIEDGNQPKQSKNPPSNASVAPKPKLVEPPSRPSAASPNAPTLPSQNRPQPQQAQTVEQGKTDQPKSEQPRKKPKPVGQPQRDRQDRPEKVAAGEKPNRPAAVAAPIPAIPELQRPKPPVRPTAPAALKSPGRGVVGEDIEPAIIDEDLDGNGKPRSKPDKELKRPTAIPPRTAPKKKKWEEEEEEQPQKAAKLAGKGKRSKQIIDEDEIDFDDPELDALAPAIQVSLSVARPPKPKAAKPAQPTPVASVPTTRAKPSRDGGSNRGANNRRNREEAVPERVQKLVLTGNMTVQELAAALGIAETEIIRKLFMKGIAVNLTQNLDMATTTMVATELGVEVETAQKQSEATKGSEMIDAEDLEYLERRPPVVTIMGHVDHGKTSLLDAIRASKVAQGEAGGITQHIGAYHVDVQHNEETQQVVFLDTPGHEAFTAMRARGARVTDIAILVVAADDGVQPQTVEAISHAKAAEVPILVAINKIDKPDAQPDRVKQELTEFGLVPEEWGGETIMVPVSAIQKENLDTLLEMILLIAEVDENLLANPNRAAKGTVIEANLDKSRGPVATLLVQNGTLQVGDILVAGSAFGKVRAMVDDRGQRVEAATPSFAVEVLGLGDVPAADDEFEVYQDEKKARAIAQARADQQRQSRLMRGVTLTTLSAQAQEGELKELNLILKADVQGSLEAIIGSLQQLPQNQVQIRILLAAPGEVTQTDVDLAAASNAVIIGFNTTLASGARQAADQAGVDVREYNIIYKLLEDIQGAMEGLLEPELVEEPLGQVEVRAVFPVGRGAVAGCYIQSGKVIRNCKVRVRRNNQVVFEGSLDSLKRMKEDAKEVNAGFECGVGIDKFNDWQEGDIIEAYRMVTKRRTLTGN
- a CDS encoding YlxR family protein produces the protein MKPNYRRCISCRKVDLKSNFWRIVRVYPSRQVQLDWGMGRSAYLCPQATCLETAQKKNRLGKTLRATVPPELYQALWQRLSNQPEIANPTSTKQPTSESKID
- a CDS encoding low-complexity tail membrane protein, with the translated sequence MFPSFWSEPFLWIHLAGIAAFPIWLGILLLSLAAGEPLLPVWLEFSLIAIIGIAPILWMQLVKPFNIFCVLILALKPEVLTVEQRKILSLFKRPLEKVGTITAPLFLLLVLWKIYTLAPVAAEIPPLAPSWRIACLLVAGVAFLLSNLFFQIPLSVLGVLLTKESAFASIEPYPVEKIQDDFTIAGFQVDKILPIKSSPKTLS
- the rimP gene encoding ribosome maturation factor RimP, with translation MTHPLVPQIIEIANPIAEALNLEVVGVVFHTNQSPPVLRVDIRNPVQDTSLDDCERMSRALETSLDATDIIPDAYVLEISSPGISRHLSSDREFISFKGFTVLVNTSEPYEGKSEWRGKLIKRDDTSVYLNQKGRAFAIPRPLITRVQLEEKE